The Brachyspira hyodysenteriae ATCC 27164 sequence TATCGCTATTCATAAAATCATCTATTTCTTTAAATGAATTGAATTGTGATTTTTTACCAAGTTTATTTATTATTTTATTATTGCCTTCTATAAATGAGTCTATATCTCCAAGTTCTAAAGCACTATTCATCTGATTTATGGCATCGTTAAAAACAGTAATATGATCTATTAAATATTCAGATATAATACTCTCTAATCTTTCTCTATATTCTCTAATCATTTTTATTGCTTCAGCACATTCAGCTTCTATTCTTAATCTTCTTTCATGAGCAAGTTTTGCTTCTTTAAAAACATTCAATACTTCTTTATAATATGCACTGCTGAAAGCATATCCAACCATACTTCCAACTAAAGCTCCTACAACAGGTATAGGAATAGCTGCCTGAAATGCAACAGCAAACATACTTGATGACATCATTCCAACACCTTTTTCTCCAAGCTCCTCAAAACATTGAACTCCATCTATTTCTCCGCTGAAATATCTTTTGAAAGTTTTTCCTACCTCCAAAGTTGTAGTAACTAACATAGCAGGCAAAGATGTTTTTGATACATTTTGAAGCATAGCATTTTTAGAATTCTGCATAGCTCCTTTTATAACACTTCCTGTAAAAGCTGTACCATAGCTTACAGCTGCAGCTTTACCTGTATCAAGCGCCACATCTTTTATAGCATCTTCAGGCTCCTTATCTCCATTAAAACAAGCCACACAATTTCTTATTATAGATATACCGCCTCCAATGGCAGCACCCATTTTTGCCTGTTCTAAACCAGCTCTATGTCCTAATTTTACAATATCCTTTGCTGTGGAAACTTCTGGGTTTACTCTAGCTTCCATAGATTCATCGCTAGATACTGTACTTTTCCGAATATTTTTACTTATTTTTTCATATTTTTTAGCTTCTTCAATCTTTTTTCTGCTATGTCAAATTTTCCATCTTGTTTTAATCTTTCAGCCTGTTCATAGCATGATTTTGCTTTTGCTTCTGCTTCTATTTTTATACCTTCATATTGTTCTGAAGGCACATCCATAGGAACATCATTATCTAAATATTTTTGATAGTCTTTGGAAGCTAATTTTTGCAATGCACTAGATGAATCATGCCCTACAAATTTCATTTGAGATTGTTCAATAATATTACCATGTTCATCATAAGTAACATGATCGTATAATTGATCATTTACCCTTCCTACATCATCTGTTCTTACAACTCTTTGACCATTTTTATTTATGATATTTTCAGCATTTTTTCTTGCTACATGTTTAACTTCAGCAGAAAATCCAGCCTGCTGTTTTAAATTAGAATATTCATTTTCAGGATTTACTTTATATTGAGAAATATCTTTTAATCCCTTAGTTAATTGTTTACCAGCTTCATTATCAACACCACTATAGGCAACAAAATGTTCTTTTACAGCAGAGCCATATCTATCAACTACTTCAGAAGCAGCATTTCCTAAAATAACATTATCAAAAGATTTTTCTTTGTAGTTTTTATCTTTTTTATCTTTTTTATCTTCATTATCATATAGCATATTATTTCTCCATTAAGCATATTATATAAAAAAATAATAATAAATCAATAAAACAACAAAAAAAATATATAAATACATAAATAAAAAAATTAATCATTTTAATAAATTTATAAGTATATAAAATATTTCTCAATATATTTTAAATACTTATTTTAATAATTTACATATTTAAAAGAAGTATTTTATATTTAGTATTGATTTGCATAAAAATATCTATTATAATAAATATATAATAATAAATTAAGGATTTTTATTGTGAAAAAATATATACTAACCATATTATTTTGTGCTATGTTTTTCTATTCATGTTCTTCAAAAGAATCAAATATTTCAAATGATAATTCACTTGTAATATATTGTCCGCATCCTTTAGACTTTATAAATCCACTTATTGATGATTTTAAAGCTAAAAATCCAGGTATAAATGTTGATGTTATAGCAGCTGGAACAGGGGAACTTATAAAAAGAGTTGAATCTGAAAAAAATAATCCTTTAGGAGATATACTTTGGGGAGGAAGTTTAAATCTTATAAGAAATAAAATAGAACTATTTGAAAATTACACTTCCACTAATGAAGAAAATATCGCTGAAGCATACAAAAACACTGAAGGAGCTTTAACTAGATTTACAACTATGCCTAGTGTTATAATGGTTAATACAAATCTAGCAGGCAATATAAAAATAGAAGGCTATGAAGATTTACTTAATCCTGAATTAAAAGGAAAAATAGCTGCTGCTGATCCTTCTGCTTCTTCATCTGCTTTTGAGCATTTGGTAAATATGCTTTATGCTATGGGAAAAGGAGATCCTGAAAAAGGATGGGATTATGTAAGCAAATTATGTGCTAATTTAGACGGAAAATTATTAAGCGGTTCTTCTGCTGTTTATAAAGGTGTAGCTGACGGTGAATATACTGTTGGTTTAACTTTCGAAGAAGGAGGAGCTAATTATGTGTCATCAGGTTCTCCTGTTAAATTAGTATATATGAAAGAAGGTGTAGTATTTAAAGCAGACGGAATATATATAATAAAGAATGCTAAAAACTTGGAAAATGCTAAAAAATTTGTAGACTATGCTACAAGTTATGATGCACAAAAAACAATTAACGATAACTTAAACAGAAGATCTGTAAGAGTTGATTTACCTTCTTCAACTATACTTCAGTCTGTAGATACTATTAATATAATCAAAGATGATGAAACTGTAGTTGATCAAAACAAACAAAATTGGCTAAACAAATTTAAAGATATTTTTACTAGTATATAATTATTTAATATAATATTTATATTTTGTTCTTTAAAAGATTCTTCATTTTTAATAAAAGATGTACAATATTTTTATGCATCTTTTATTAAAAATATCTAATATTTTCAAATTAACAATTCAAAGGAGTTCATCATGAAAAATTTTATTATTTTCTGTATGTTAATGCTGTCAATGACTTTATTTTATTCATGCTCTTCAGGAGATTCAAAAAATGCTAATTCATTAGTAATATATTGTTCTCATCCATTAGATTTAATGAATACTATTTTGGATGATTTTAAAGCTAAAAATCCTGATATTAATGTTGAAGTGGTTACTGCTGGTACAGGAGAATTATTAAAAAGAGTAGAAGCTGAAAAGATGAATCCATTAGGAGATGTTCTATGGGGAGGAACATTAAACAGTGTTAAATCAAAAACAGATTTATTTGAAAATTACACTTCTACTAATGAAGCAAATATTTTAGATGAATTTAAAAATACAGAAGGACCTTTTACTAGATTTTCAGCAATACCTAGCATATTAATGGTTAATACAAATCTAGCAGGCAATATAAAAATAGAAGGCTACGAAGATTTACTTAATCCTGAATTAAAAGGAAAAATAGCTGCTGCTGATCCTTCTGCTTCTTCATCTGCTTTTGAGCATTTGGTAAATATGCTTTATGCTATGGGAAAAGGCGATCCTGAAAAAGGATGGGATTATGTACAAAAATTATGTGCTAATTTAGATGGTAAATTATTAAGCGGTTCTTCTGCTGTTTATAAAGGTGTAGCTGACGGTGAATATACTGTTGGTTTAACTTATGAAGAACCAGGAATAAGCTATATGTCTTCAGGATCTCCTGTGAAAGTAATATATATGAAAGAAGGTGTTATATCTAAACCTGACGGAGTATATATTATAAAAGGAGGTAAAAATTTAGAAAACGCTAAAAAATTCATAGACTACTGTGTAAGCTTAGATGCTCAAAATATGCTTGTTGAAAAACTTAGCAGAAGATCAATAAGAAGCGATGCTGTTGTTACAGATATGGTAAAACCTATGTCTGAAATATATTCTATTACTGATAATGCTGATGTTGTAGAGGAAAGCCGTCAAAAATGGTTGGATAAATTTAAAGATATTTTTACTAGTATCTAATATTTATAAATAAAAATAAAAAAGGATTGATATCATGAAAAAAATTATTCTAATATGCAGTGTACTATTTCTATCACTTGCACTATTCTATTCTTGTTCTTCAAAAGAATCTGAAACTCAAGGCGGACAAGCTGGTAATTCACTTGTAATATATTGCCCTCAACCATTAGAATTCATAAACCCATTAGTAGATGATTTCAAAGCTAAAAACCCTGGAATAAATGTTGATATTATAGCAGCCGGAGTTGGAGAACTTCTTAAAAGAGTTGAATCTGAAAAAGATAATCCTTTAGGAGATATACTTTGGGGTGGAAGTTTAAATACTGTAAAACCTAAGGTAGAATTATTTGAAAATTACACTACTACTAATGAAGCAAGCATAGCAGATGCATATAAAAATGTTGAAGGTGCTATTACTAGATTCACTGCTATACCAAGTGTTATAATGGTTAATACAAATCTAGCAGGCAATATAAAAATAGAAGGCTATGAAGATTTACTTAATCCTGAATTGAAAGGAAAAATAGCATTTGCTGATCCTTCTGCTTCTTCATCTTCTTTTGAACATTTGGTAAATATGCTTTATGCTATGGGAAACGGTGATCCTGAAAAAGGATGGGATTATATAAGCAAATTATGTGCTAATTTAGACGGTAAATTATTAAGCGGTTCTTCTGCTGTTTATAAAGGTGTAGCTGACGGTGAATATACTGTTGGTTTAACTTTTGAAGAAGGCGGTGCTAATTATGTATCTGCTGGTTCTCCTGTTAAATTAGTATATATGAAAGAAGGTGTTATAATCAAACCAGATGGAATATACATAATAAAGAATGCTAAAAACTTAGAAAATGCTAAAAAGTTTGTAGACTATGCTACAAGCTATGATGCTCAAAAAACAATAAATGATAAATTAAATAGAAGATCTGTAAGAAATGACTTGCCTCCTTCTGCTATACTTCAGTCTGTAGATACTATTAATGTTATTACAGACGATGAAGCTGTAGTTGATCAAAACAAACAAAATTGGCTAAACAAATTTAAAGATATTTTTACTAGTATCTAATAAATAAAAACCACACAAAGAGTATAAATAGTTTTACACTCTTTGTATTATATTAATAAAAAAAGGAAGGAATTATATTTATGAAAAAAATTGTTCTAATATTCACATCATTATTATTATCAGTATTTCTATTTTATTCTTGTTCTTCAAGCGAATCAGGTGCCAAAAGCGGTAATTCACTTGTAATATATTGCCCTCACCCATTAGAATTCATAAACCCATTAGTAGATGATTTCAAAGCTAAAAACCCTGGAATAAATGTTGATATTATAGCAGCTGGAACAGGAGAACTTCTTAAAAGAGTTGAATCTGAAAAAGATAATCCTTTAGGCGATATACTTTGGGGCGGAACTATAAGTATGGCAAAACCTAAAATTGATTTGTTTGAAAGCTATACATCTACAAATGAAGAGAACATAGCAGAAATATATAAAAATACTGAAGGTGCTTTAACTAGATGTACTGCTGTTCCTAGTATATTAATGGTAAATACTAACTTGGCAGGCGATATAAAAATAGAAGGCTATGAAGATTTACTTAATCCGGCATTAAAAGGAAAAATAGCATTTGCTGATCCTTCTGCCTCTTCATCTTCTTTTGAACATTTGGTAAATATGCTTTATGCTATAGGTAAAGGCGATCCTGAAAAAGGATGGGATTATGTACAAAAATTATGTGCTAATTTAGACGGTAAATTATTAAGCGGTTCTTCTGCTGTTTATAAAGGTGTAGCTGACGGTGAATATACTGTTGGTTTGACTTTCGAAGAAGGCGGTGCTAATTATGTATCTGCTGGTTCTCCTGTTAAATTAGTATATATGAAAGAAGGTGTTATAATCAAACCAGATGGAATATATATAATAAAGAATGCTAAAAACTTAGAAAATGCTAAAAAGTTTGTAGACTATGCTACAAGCTATGATGCTCAAAAAACAATAACTGATAAATTAAATAGAAGATCTGTAAGAGGTGATTTACCTCCTTCTGCTATACTTCAGTCTGTAGATACTATTAATGTTATTACAGACGATGAAGCTGTAGTTGATCAAAACAAACAAAATTGGCTAAACAAATTTAAAGATATTTTCACTAGTATCTAATAAATAAAAACTATGCAAAGAGTATAAATAGTTTTATACTCTTTGTGTTTATAAATTAATAAATAAAAAAGAGAGGTTATAATGAGTGTATCTATATCTATTGAAAATGTAGTAAAACGTTATGAAAAGTTGACAATAATACCTGATCTTTCATTAGAGATAAAAAATGGAGAATTTTTTACTCTTCTTGGACCATCAGGATGCGGTAAAACAACTCTCTTACGTATGATTGCCGGATTTAATACAATAGAAGGCGGAGAAATAAAATTTGATAAAGATGTAATCAACAATATTCCTGCACATAAAAGAAATATTGGTATGGTATTTCAAAACTATGCAATATTTCCGCATATGACTGTTAGAGAAAATGTTGAATACGGATTAAAACTCAGAAAAGAAAATAAAGAATCTATGAAGAAAAAAGTAGATGAAATGCTTCATGTTGTAAAAATAGAAGAATATCAGGACAGACTTCCTGAAAGATTATCCGGAGGACAGCAGCAGAGAGTAGCTTTAGCAAGAGCAATAGTTATCACTCCAAGTGTTTTACTTATGGATGAGCCTCTTTCTAACTTAGATGCTAAATTAAGAATAGAAATGAGAAGTGCAATAAAAGATATACAAAGACATGTAGGTATTACAACTGTTTATGTTACACATGATCAGGAAGAAGCACTTGCAGTATCTGATAGAATAGCTGTAATGAAAAATGGAGTTATACAGCAGGTTGGAAGCCCTGTAAGTATTTATACAAGACCTTATAATGTATTTGTTGCTACTTTCATAGGACATTCAAATTTATTCTATGCAAGCATAAAAATGGAAGGAAACGATACATATATTTTATTTAGATGCGGATATAAATTGAAAATGGATAATTTATTAGATGTTAAAGACGGAGATGAAGTTGTTGTTGGAATAAGGCCTGAAGAATTTTTTGTTAATTCTGAAAATGATGAAGGAATCAAAGCAAAAATTTTATCTAAAACTTTCCTTGGAAAATATACTAATTATTTCTTACATTTCAATGATAATGAAGTTATTCCTGATCAGCCTAGCATAGAATATTCACAAGACTCATCATACACAGATAGAATGTATGAGAAAGATGAAGTTATAACTTTAAAACCTAATGCTAATAAAATAAATGTATTTACTCCAGATATGGAAAAAAGTCTTATTAAAGGAGTAAAAAAATATGAATAAACGTTTAAAAATAGATTTTTGGACTTATATTACTTTAATAATAGCTGTAATTTTTGCTTTATTTTTAGTATATCCATTATTCTCTTTGTTTATAAGTAGTTTTAAAGATCCTGAAACAGGAGCTTGGACTTTAGATAACTTTTTACGTTTCTTCAGCAGAAAATACTATTATCAGGCTCTTGTAAATAGTTTTTCTGTAACTATATGCGTAACTATATTGGCTATAGTAATAGGAACTCCTATGGCATATTTTATGAGTGTTTATAAAATAAAAGGTAAAACTTTTTTAGAAATACTTATAATAATATCTATGATGTCCCCTGCATTTATAGGTGCTTATTCTTGGATACTTTTGCTAGGAAGAAGCGGAGTAGTAACTAAATTTTTTGCTGGATTTGGAATTTCCACTCCTACAATATATGGTTTCGGAGGAATATTATTAGTATTTACTTTGAAATTATATCCATTCATATTTATGTATGTTTCAGGTGCTTTAAGTAAAATAGATGTTTCTTTAATGGAAGCTGCAGAAAGTTTGGGCTGTTCTCCTTTTAAAAAGGTCGTTACAATAGCTATGCCTTTAATAACACCTACTATATTGGCTGGTTCATTATTAGTATTTATGAATGCATTGGCTGATTTTGGTACTCCTATGCTTATAGGTGAAGGATACAGAACTATGCCTACTATGATTTACTCTGAATTCGTAAGCGAAGTAGGAGGAAATGCTAACTTTTCTGCTTCAATGGCTAGTATTATGGTATTTATAACTGCTATGATGTTTATAGCTCAAAAATACTTTGTTAATAAAAAATCATTTACTATGAGTTCTATGAATCCTATAAAACCTAAAGAAATTAAGGGAGTTATGTCTGTATTAGTACATATATTCATTTATTTCATAGTATTTTTATCTATAATACCTCAAATAACTGTTATATATACTTCATTCTTAAAAACAAACAGAGCAATATTTGTTAAAGGATTCTCTTTAAATAGTTATATTTCAATATTCTCTTCTCTTGGAACTTCTATAAAAAATACTTACCTATACGGAATTATAACTATATTTATTATTGTTATAATGGGTATGTTTATAGCATATATTTCAATAAGAAGAAAAAATATTTTAACAAGTGTTATAGATACAATAACTATGTTTCCATATATAATACCTGGATCTGTTTTGGGTATAACACTTCTTTTAGCTTTTAACAAACCTCCTATAATATTAAGCGGAACATCTATGATAATAATAATGTCATTGGTTATAAGAAGAATGCCTTATACTTTAAGATCAAGCTCTGCCATACTATATCAAATAAGCACGAGTATGGAAGAAGCCTCTATAAGTTTAGGAGCTTCTCAAGTAAAAACTTTCTTCAAGATAACTGCTATGATGATGCTTCCCGGTGTTATTTCAGGAGCTATATTAAGCTGGATAACAGTAATTAATGAATTGAGTTCTTCTGTAATATTGTATACAGGAAAGTCAAGAACAATGGCTGTTTCTATTTACCAAGAGGTTATAAGGGCTAGTTATGGAACTGCTGCTGCTTTATCTACAATATTAACCTTGTCAACTATAATATCTCTTTTAATATTCTTCAAATTAACTGGTAAAAAAGAAGTAAGTTTATAATATACAATTAACAATCTATATGGGATCATAGGATAAATATCTTATGATCCCATTTTTTATATTATCTAAAATTATAATTTTCTACTTTATTATATTTACATTTTATGTTATTATTAAGTTTTAATAAAAAAATATTTTACCTATATTAGATTTTTAAGGAGTTTATTACTAATGGGAGCAATGGACTTAGTATTCAAATTAATATTCGGCTCTAAAGAACAAAATGACGCTAAAATATTAAAACCTATAGCAGAAAAAACATTAACCTTTGAAGAAGAGATAAAAAAATTAAGCAATGAAGAACTTACAAATAAAACAAAAGAATTCAGGGAAAGAGTAGAAAAATACATAGGATGCAAAACAGAAGAATTAGATTTAAGCAAAGAAGAAAATAAGAAAAAACTTCAGAATATATTAGATGAAATACTTCCAGAGGCATTTGCTGTGGTTCGTGAGGCTAGTATAAGAACTACAGGAATGAGACACTTTGATGTTCAGGTTATGGGAGGAGCAGTACTTCATCAGGGAAGAATTGCCGAGATGAAAACAGGTGAAGGTAAAACACTTGTTGCTACCCTTGCTGTTTATCTTAATGCTTTAACAGGATTAGGAGTGCATGTTGTTACAGTAAACGATTACCTCGCTAAAAGGGACGCTGAATGGATGACTCCTATATATTCTATGCTTGGTATAAGCGTAGGAATACTTGATAATACAAGACCCCATTCACCTGAAAGAAGAGCCGTTTATAACTGCGATGTTGTTTATGGTACTAACAATGAGTTTGGATTCGACTATTTAAGAGATAATATGGTAACTAGAAAAGAGGATAAAGTTCAAAGAAAATTCTACTTTGCCATAGTCGATGAGGTAGACAGTATTTTGATAGATGAAGCTAGAACTCCTCTTATCATATCAGGACCTGCGGAAAAAAACATAAAAATGTACTATGAAATTGATAGAATCATACCTATGCTTAAACAGGCTGAAGTTGATGAGAGAATGCGTGAGGTAGCAGGCACTGGTGATTATGTACTTGATGAAAAAGATAAAAACGTATACCTTACAGAAGAAGGCGTACACAAAGTAGAAAAACTCCTTAATGTTGAAAACTTGTACGGAGCTCAAAGCAGTACTATAGTTCACCATGTTAATCAGGCATTGAAAGCACATAAAGTATTCAAAAAAGACGTTGATTATATGGTTACCGACGGAGAAGTTTTGATTGTAGATGAGTTTACAGGACGTGTACTTGAGGGAAGACGTTACAGCGACGGACTTCACCAAGCAATAGAAGCTAAAGAAAAAGTTGCTATACAAAATGAATCTCAAACTTATGCTACAATTACATTCCAGAACTATTTCAGAATGTATCCTAAACTTTCTGGTATGACAGGTACTGCTGAAACAGAGGCTGAAGAGTTTTATAAAATATATAAATTAGACGTTGCTGTTATACCTACTAATAAGCCTATAGCAAGACAGGATTTATCAGACAGAATATACAGAACAAGAAAAGCTAAATTTGAGGCTTTGGCAAAATATATTAAAGAACTTCAGGATGCCGGAAAACCTGCTCTTGTAGGTACTGTATCAGTTGAAATGAACGAAGAATTATCAAAAGTATTCAAAAGACATAAAATTAATCATGAAGTATTGAATGCTAAAAACCACTCAAGAGAGGCTGCAATAATAGCACAGGCAGGAGAGCCTGGAGCTGTTACACTTGCTACAAACATGGCAGGCCGTGGTACAGATATTGTGCTTGGAGGAAACCCTGTTGCTAAAGGTGTTGCTGAAATAGAGCAAATACTTGTACTTATGAGAGATAAAGCTTTCAAAGAGAGAGACCCTTACAAAAAAGAGGAATTAACAAAGAAAATAAAATCAATAGACCTTTATAAAGAGGCTTTTGTAAGAAGCGTAATATCTGGAAAAATAGAAGAAGCTAAAGAATTAGCTCAAAAAAATAATGCCGATGAAATGATAGAAAAGATTGACAGAATAATTCAGATAAATGAAAAAGCTAAAGTTGATAAGGAAAGAGTACTTGCTGCAGGCGGTTTGCATGTTATAGGAAGTGAAAGACATGAGGCAAGACGTATTGATAATCAGCTTAGAGGTAGAAGCGGAAGACAGGGAGACCCTGGACTAAGCGTATTTTTCTTATCTCTTGAAGATGATTTAATGCGTTTATTCGGAGGTGAGAGAGTTTCTAAAATGATGCTTGCTATGGGAATGGGCGAAGAAGAAGAGCTAGGACATAAATGGCTTAATAAATCAATAGAAAATGCTCAGAGAAAAGTTGAAGGCAGAAACTTTGATATAAGAAAGCATTTGCTTGAGTATGATGATGTTATGAATCAGCAGCGTATGGCTGTTTACGGCGAGAGAGATTATATACTTTACTCTGATGATATATCTCCTAGAGTAGAAGAAATTATATCTGAAGTTACTGAAGAGACTATTGAAGATATAAGCGGAAATAAAAAGAATGTTGATGCTTTAGAAGTAACTAAATGGCTTAACAGTTATTTGATAGGTATAGATGAAGATGCGGCAAATAAAGCTGTAGAAGGCGGAGTTGATAATGCTGTGAAAAATCTTACTAACCTATTATTAGAAGCATACAGAAAAAAAGCATCTGAAATAGATGAAAAAATATTCAGAGAAGTAGAGAAAAACATATTCCTTTCAATAATAGATAACAGATGGAAGGATCATTTATTTGCTATGGATAGTTTAAGAGAAGGTATAGGACTTAGAGGATATGCTGAGAAAAACCCTCTTACAGAATACAAACTCGAAGGATATAAGATGTTTATGGCTACTATGAATGTTATACATAATGAGCTTGTAAACTTGATAATGAGAGTAAGAATAATACCTAATTCATTTGATACTATTGAAAGAGAAAGTGCATTTGACGGAGGCGTTGAAGAAAAAAGCAGTGCTAGTGCTATGAATGGAGGAAATGCTCAAGCTATTCAAAGCAAAGTAAAAAATGCACAGCCTAATGTTAAAATGGCTCAGAAAATAGGAAGAAATGATCCTTGTCCTTGCGGAAGCGGAAAGAAATATAAGCATTGCCATGGAAAGGATAATCCTCAGTAAATAAAAACAAATAAATTAATATAAAACAAAAGGTATATATAATTGATTTTATATATACCTTTTTTAT is a genomic window containing:
- a CDS encoding ABC transporter permease; this encodes MNKRLKIDFWTYITLIIAVIFALFLVYPLFSLFISSFKDPETGAWTLDNFLRFFSRKYYYQALVNSFSVTICVTILAIVIGTPMAYFMSVYKIKGKTFLEILIIISMMSPAFIGAYSWILLLGRSGVVTKFFAGFGISTPTIYGFGGILLVFTLKLYPFIFMYVSGALSKIDVSLMEAAESLGCSPFKKVVTIAMPLITPTILAGSLLVFMNALADFGTPMLIGEGYRTMPTMIYSEFVSEVGGNANFSASMASIMVFITAMMFIAQKYFVNKKSFTMSSMNPIKPKEIKGVMSVLVHIFIYFIVFLSIIPQITVIYTSFLKTNRAIFVKGFSLNSYISIFSSLGTSIKNTYLYGIITIFIIVIMGMFIAYISIRRKNILTSVIDTITMFPYIIPGSVLGITLLLAFNKPPIILSGTSMIIIMSLVIRRMPYTLRSSSAILYQISTSMEEASISLGASQVKTFFKITAMMMLPGVISGAILSWITVINELSSSVILYTGKSRTMAVSIYQEVIRASYGTAAALSTILTLSTIISLLIFFKLTGKKEVSL
- a CDS encoding ABC transporter substrate-binding protein, with product MKNFIIFCMLMLSMTLFYSCSSGDSKNANSLVIYCSHPLDLMNTILDDFKAKNPDINVEVVTAGTGELLKRVEAEKMNPLGDVLWGGTLNSVKSKTDLFENYTSTNEANILDEFKNTEGPFTRFSAIPSILMVNTNLAGNIKIEGYEDLLNPELKGKIAAADPSASSSAFEHLVNMLYAMGKGDPEKGWDYVQKLCANLDGKLLSGSSAVYKGVADGEYTVGLTYEEPGISYMSSGSPVKVIYMKEGVISKPDGVYIIKGGKNLENAKKFIDYCVSLDAQNMLVEKLSRRSIRSDAVVTDMVKPMSEIYSITDNADVVEESRQKWLDKFKDIFTSI
- a CDS encoding ABC transporter substrate-binding protein, translating into MKKIILICSVLFLSLALFYSCSSKESETQGGQAGNSLVIYCPQPLEFINPLVDDFKAKNPGINVDIIAAGVGELLKRVESEKDNPLGDILWGGSLNTVKPKVELFENYTTTNEASIADAYKNVEGAITRFTAIPSVIMVNTNLAGNIKIEGYEDLLNPELKGKIAFADPSASSSSFEHLVNMLYAMGNGDPEKGWDYISKLCANLDGKLLSGSSAVYKGVADGEYTVGLTFEEGGANYVSAGSPVKLVYMKEGVIIKPDGIYIIKNAKNLENAKKFVDYATSYDAQKTINDKLNRRSVRNDLPPSAILQSVDTINVITDDEAVVDQNKQNWLNKFKDIFTSI
- a CDS encoding ABC transporter ATP-binding protein encodes the protein MSVSISIENVVKRYEKLTIIPDLSLEIKNGEFFTLLGPSGCGKTTLLRMIAGFNTIEGGEIKFDKDVINNIPAHKRNIGMVFQNYAIFPHMTVRENVEYGLKLRKENKESMKKKVDEMLHVVKIEEYQDRLPERLSGGQQQRVALARAIVITPSVLLMDEPLSNLDAKLRIEMRSAIKDIQRHVGITTVYVTHDQEEALAVSDRIAVMKNGVIQQVGSPVSIYTRPYNVFVATFIGHSNLFYASIKMEGNDTYILFRCGYKLKMDNLLDVKDGDEVVVGIRPEEFFVNSENDEGIKAKILSKTFLGKYTNYFLHFNDNEVIPDQPSIEYSQDSSYTDRMYEKDEVITLKPNANKINVFTPDMEKSLIKGVKKYE
- the secA gene encoding preprotein translocase subunit SecA, giving the protein MGAMDLVFKLIFGSKEQNDAKILKPIAEKTLTFEEEIKKLSNEELTNKTKEFRERVEKYIGCKTEELDLSKEENKKKLQNILDEILPEAFAVVREASIRTTGMRHFDVQVMGGAVLHQGRIAEMKTGEGKTLVATLAVYLNALTGLGVHVVTVNDYLAKRDAEWMTPIYSMLGISVGILDNTRPHSPERRAVYNCDVVYGTNNEFGFDYLRDNMVTRKEDKVQRKFYFAIVDEVDSILIDEARTPLIISGPAEKNIKMYYEIDRIIPMLKQAEVDERMREVAGTGDYVLDEKDKNVYLTEEGVHKVEKLLNVENLYGAQSSTIVHHVNQALKAHKVFKKDVDYMVTDGEVLIVDEFTGRVLEGRRYSDGLHQAIEAKEKVAIQNESQTYATITFQNYFRMYPKLSGMTGTAETEAEEFYKIYKLDVAVIPTNKPIARQDLSDRIYRTRKAKFEALAKYIKELQDAGKPALVGTVSVEMNEELSKVFKRHKINHEVLNAKNHSREAAIIAQAGEPGAVTLATNMAGRGTDIVLGGNPVAKGVAEIEQILVLMRDKAFKERDPYKKEELTKKIKSIDLYKEAFVRSVISGKIEEAKELAQKNNADEMIEKIDRIIQINEKAKVDKERVLAAGGLHVIGSERHEARRIDNQLRGRSGRQGDPGLSVFFLSLEDDLMRLFGGERVSKMMLAMGMGEEEELGHKWLNKSIENAQRKVEGRNFDIRKHLLEYDDVMNQQRMAVYGERDYILYSDDISPRVEEIISEVTEETIEDISGNKKNVDALEVTKWLNSYLIGIDEDAANKAVEGGVDNAVKNLTNLLLEAYRKKASEIDEKIFREVEKNIFLSIIDNRWKDHLFAMDSLREGIGLRGYAEKNPLTEYKLEGYKMFMATMNVIHNELVNLIMRVRIIPNSFDTIERESAFDGGVEEKSSASAMNGGNAQAIQSKVKNAQPNVKMAQKIGRNDPCPCGSGKKYKHCHGKDNPQ
- a CDS encoding ABC transporter substrate-binding protein produces the protein MKKIVLIFTSLLLSVFLFYSCSSSESGAKSGNSLVIYCPHPLEFINPLVDDFKAKNPGINVDIIAAGTGELLKRVESEKDNPLGDILWGGTISMAKPKIDLFESYTSTNEENIAEIYKNTEGALTRCTAVPSILMVNTNLAGDIKIEGYEDLLNPALKGKIAFADPSASSSSFEHLVNMLYAIGKGDPEKGWDYVQKLCANLDGKLLSGSSAVYKGVADGEYTVGLTFEEGGANYVSAGSPVKLVYMKEGVIIKPDGIYIIKNAKNLENAKKFVDYATSYDAQKTITDKLNRRSVRGDLPPSAILQSVDTINVITDDEAVVDQNKQNWLNKFKDIFTSI
- a CDS encoding ABC transporter substrate-binding protein, whose translation is MKKYILTILFCAMFFYSCSSKESNISNDNSLVIYCPHPLDFINPLIDDFKAKNPGINVDVIAAGTGELIKRVESEKNNPLGDILWGGSLNLIRNKIELFENYTSTNEENIAEAYKNTEGALTRFTTMPSVIMVNTNLAGNIKIEGYEDLLNPELKGKIAAADPSASSSAFEHLVNMLYAMGKGDPEKGWDYVSKLCANLDGKLLSGSSAVYKGVADGEYTVGLTFEEGGANYVSSGSPVKLVYMKEGVVFKADGIYIIKNAKNLENAKKFVDYATSYDAQKTINDNLNRRSVRVDLPSSTILQSVDTINIIKDDETVVDQNKQNWLNKFKDIFTSI